One Thermoanaerobacter kivui genomic window, TATAAGATGGTAGATGAAGTGTGGCTTGTGGTGGTAGATTCTAAAACGCAGATAAAGAGGGTTATGGAAAGGGATAAACTTTCTTACAGAGATGCGATAAACCGCATAAAAAGTCAAATGCCTCTGGATGAAAAGATGAAGTATGCAGATTTTATAATAAACAATAGTAAGGATTTTAAGGCTATGGAAAAGCAAGTTACTCTATTTTGGGGAAGGTTTGCAACATAAAGATATCGGAGGAATAACTTTGAAGAAGAGAGTAATAGTAATAGCATTGGTTGTAATAAGCCTTTTACTCACCGAGGAGCTAAATACCCATTATTTTTTAAAAAAAATTTATCCCCTTAAATATAAAGAGTATGTCGTTTACTATTCGAGTGAATATGGCATAGACCCTTATCTTGTTTTTGCAGTGATAAAAGTTGAAAGCAATTTTAATCCCAATGCAGTATCCAGCAAAAATGCCATAGGGCTCATGCAGATTCTGCCTGAGACTGGAAGCTGGGTTGCTAAAAAGATAGGTATAAAGAATTACAAGGAGGACTTGCTCTTTGATCCTAAATATAATATTCAAATAGGAACATGGTATTTATCATATTTGTTAAAAACTTTTGATGGCAATGTGCAATTAGCTGTTGCGGCTTACAATGGGGGAAGTGGAAATGTGGACAATTGGCTTAAAGATAAAAGATTTTCAAAGGATGGCAAAAAACTCCACAATGTTCCATTCCCTGAAACGGACAGGTACATCAAAAAGGTATTGGGAGTTTATAATCTTTATAAAATACTTTACAATCATAATGATTAAACTAATACAAAAATATGCAAAAAACTGATATAATAGTATCGTTAGGATAGAAAAATAAAGAAAGGGAGGTAGGTAACAGTTGAAGATAGTCATGCAAAGTGGTATAATTTTAATTGGGTGATAACAAATGTTACTAAGCATGCAAAAAG contains:
- a CDS encoding lytic transglycosylase domain-containing protein; translated protein: MKKRVIVIALVVISLLLTEELNTHYFLKKIYPLKYKEYVVYYSSEYGIDPYLVFAVIKVESNFNPNAVSSKNAIGLMQILPETGSWVAKKIGIKNYKEDLLFDPKYNIQIGTWYLSYLLKTFDGNVQLAVAAYNGGSGNVDNWLKDKRFSKDGKKLHNVPFPETDRYIKKVLGVYNLYKILYNHND